A region from the bacterium genome encodes:
- a CDS encoding thymidylate synthase, producing MINITATTANEAWISTFTALLEEGDATGNEKYLRDETTLIEITDPQVIEADARFPTAQADLDVINRYIYTGENEDSVVHDWTKLYYHRAFDEPNSQIEFLIANLNAERPVGEAQISMWDKNIDQGQKVSPCTQIIWARIKHGKLELHVHANSSDAYKKLLMNMLEFISLQHYIAERIGRPVGNYYHFLDSCHLHLKDSEKIQLLQTQLQG from the coding sequence ATGATTAATATTACTGCAACAACTGCAAACGAAGCTTGGATCAGCACATTTACGGCTCTTCTTGAAGAAGGCGATGCTACAGGTAATGAAAAGTACCTGCGTGATGAAACTACGCTCATAGAAATTACTGACCCCCAGGTCATAGAGGCGGACGCACGATTCCCAACGGCACAAGCCGACCTAGATGTAATCAATAGATACATCTATACAGGCGAGAACGAAGACAGTGTCGTTCATGATTGGACAAAACTTTACTACCATCGTGCCTTTGACGAGCCAAATTCACAAATAGAGTTCTTGATTGCAAATCTAAATGCAGAACGCCCAGTCGGTGAAGCGCAGATATCAATGTGGGATAAAAACATTGATCAAGGTCAAAAAGTTTCGCCTTGCACCCAAATAATCTGGGCGCGCATTAAGCATGGAAAGCTGGAGTTGCACGTTCACGCTAACTCCTCAGATGCATATAAAAAATTATTGATGAACATGCTTGAATTTATCTCCTTGCAACATTACATAGCTGAACGAATAGGCAGACCGGTTGGTAACTATTATCATTTCTTAGACTCGTGCCACTTACATCTGAAAGATTCTGAGAAAATTCAATTGCTCCAGACACAATTACAAGGTTAA